Proteins encoded by one window of Acuticoccus sp. MNP-M23:
- a CDS encoding caspase family protein: MLKRILSMLALSLVAVAPVAAEAAFEKKVALVVGNAAYRNAPALANPVTDAKAMAAAFERLGFETVTGYDLGKDELEATIRRFSRTARTADLTAFFYAGHGVAFDNRNFLVPVDAKFADATALDFEAVSTDFVIKQMRYGNGVSLVFLDACRDNPLAGTLSRSLGQSTRSALSRGLTVMDVKNAGKGLAIAFATSPGEVAYDGADEHSPFARALLNNIETEGKDITEVMSRVTGEVLKTTDERQRPWLNASLTGPVVLKPVPTLTLGEPVVPVVPVAPVAEAAAPAGMIEVEKSLFQFAQETGRAASYEAYLRAFPKGVFAGVARKEIEALGGEGVAAAIEVASLTTPGGSLAGDDAAPAAAAQVGGTREEGIEIGNEATEETLGLSRSARREIQVRLNLAEANVGGADGLFGPRTRAGIAVFQETLGAASTGYLTKAQVASLHETTEGAYADYLNQQAKARARRAKARAKARARSKAAETRSVKKKRKAAPRKTAKRKTAKRKATKRKSATRPRVTARPAPVRERRIVEYVEPAPRYRRPRRHNPAAAAIVGGVVGSLIIGGYGR; the protein is encoded by the coding sequence ATGCTCAAGCGAATATTGTCGATGTTGGCGCTGTCGCTGGTGGCAGTGGCGCCTGTTGCGGCAGAAGCCGCGTTTGAAAAGAAAGTCGCGCTGGTGGTGGGCAACGCGGCCTATCGCAATGCTCCGGCGCTCGCCAATCCCGTCACCGATGCCAAGGCCATGGCCGCTGCCTTCGAGCGGCTGGGCTTCGAGACGGTGACGGGCTACGACCTGGGCAAGGACGAGCTGGAGGCGACCATCCGGCGCTTTTCGCGCACGGCCCGCACCGCAGACCTCACGGCGTTCTTCTACGCCGGTCATGGTGTGGCGTTTGACAACCGCAATTTTCTGGTGCCGGTGGACGCGAAGTTCGCTGACGCAACCGCCCTCGATTTCGAGGCGGTGTCGACGGACTTCGTCATCAAGCAGATGCGCTACGGCAATGGTGTCAGCCTGGTGTTTCTGGATGCCTGCCGGGACAACCCGCTGGCCGGCACGCTGTCCCGCTCGCTTGGCCAGTCGACCCGCTCGGCGCTGAGCCGCGGGCTGACGGTGATGGATGTGAAGAACGCCGGCAAGGGGCTCGCCATTGCCTTTGCCACCAGCCCCGGCGAGGTCGCCTACGACGGTGCAGACGAGCACTCGCCGTTTGCAAGGGCACTCCTCAACAACATCGAGACCGAGGGCAAGGACATCACCGAAGTGATGTCGCGCGTCACCGGAGAAGTCCTGAAAACCACCGACGAGCGGCAGCGGCCCTGGCTCAACGCCTCGCTCACCGGACCCGTGGTGCTGAAGCCGGTGCCGACGCTGACCCTCGGCGAGCCTGTGGTGCCGGTGGTGCCTGTGGCCCCGGTGGCTGAGGCGGCGGCGCCGGCCGGCATGATCGAGGTCGAGAAATCGCTCTTCCAGTTTGCGCAGGAGACGGGCCGCGCCGCATCCTACGAGGCCTATCTCCGCGCCTTCCCGAAGGGCGTTTTTGCCGGGGTTGCCCGCAAGGAGATCGAAGCGCTGGGCGGCGAGGGTGTTGCGGCGGCCATCGAGGTTGCGTCGCTGACCACGCCGGGTGGCAGCCTTGCCGGCGATGACGCCGCCCCTGCGGCAGCCGCACAGGTAGGCGGCACACGCGAAGAGGGGATCGAGATCGGCAACGAGGCCACCGAGGAAACCCTGGGGCTGAGCCGCTCCGCACGCCGGGAAATTCAGGTGCGGCTCAATCTGGCCGAGGCCAATGTTGGCGGTGCCGATGGTCTGTTCGGCCCCCGCACCCGCGCCGGTATCGCCGTATTCCAGGAAACCCTTGGCGCTGCATCGACCGGCTATCTCACGAAGGCGCAGGTTGCATCGTTGCACGAGACCACCGAAGGCGCCTACGCGGATTATCTCAACCAGCAGGCCAAGGCCCGCGCCCGCCGGGCGAAAGCCCGCGCCAAGGCCCGTGCGCGGAGCAAGGCGGCGGAAACCCGCTCGGTCAAGAAGAAGCGCAAGGCAGCGCCGCGCAAGACTGCCAAGCGGAAGACCGCAAAGCGCAAGGCCACAAAGCGCAAATCGGCCACTCGCCCGCGGGTGACGGCACGCCCCGCACCGGTCCGCGAGCGGCGCATTGTGGAGTACGTCGAGCCGGCGCCGCGCTACAGGCGGCCCCGCCGGCACAACCCGGCCGCGGCAGCAATCGTCGGCGGGGTGGTGGGGAGCCTCATCATCGGTGGCTACGGCCGCTAG
- a CDS encoding SDR family NAD(P)-dependent oxidoreductase gives MNNYDFTGRVAVVTGGAQGIGGAVADRLAAGGAKVAIWDVDLDLAKEKAASLDVAHPVKVDIADFAGVEAAHAETVEALGGVDILVNSAGVAGMNATVADYPVDEFHRICAINLLGTFHVNKVVVAGMRERDYGRIVNIASIAGKEGNPNASAYSASKAGVIGFTKSLGKELAAQNISVNCVTPAAARTRIFDQMKQEFIDYMLSKIPRGRFLEVEEAANMIVWLASAENSFTTAGVFDLSGGRATY, from the coding sequence ATGAACAATTATGACTTTACCGGCCGTGTGGCCGTCGTCACCGGCGGGGCGCAGGGGATTGGCGGCGCCGTGGCCGACAGGCTCGCCGCAGGCGGCGCAAAGGTCGCGATCTGGGACGTGGACCTCGACCTTGCGAAGGAAAAAGCCGCCTCCCTCGACGTTGCACATCCCGTAAAGGTCGACATTGCGGACTTCGCCGGCGTGGAAGCGGCCCATGCCGAAACGGTCGAGGCGCTCGGCGGCGTCGACATTCTGGTCAATTCGGCCGGTGTCGCGGGAATGAACGCCACCGTGGCGGACTATCCGGTCGACGAATTTCACCGGATCTGCGCCATTAACCTTCTGGGCACCTTCCATGTGAACAAGGTTGTGGTGGCCGGCATGCGCGAGCGCGATTACGGGCGGATCGTCAACATCGCGTCCATCGCCGGCAAGGAAGGCAACCCCAACGCCTCGGCCTATTCGGCGTCCAAGGCGGGGGTGATCGGCTTCACCAAAAGCCTCGGCAAGGAGCTTGCCGCACAGAACATATCGGTCAATTGCGTGACACCGGCGGCCGCCCGCACCCGCATCTTCGACCAGATGAAGCAGGAATTCATCGACTACATGCTGTCGAAGATCCCGCGGGGCCGTTTCCTCGAAGTCGAAGAGGCCGCGAACATGATCGTCTGGCTCGCCAGCGCGGAAAATTCCTTCACCACCGCCGGTGTGTTCGACCTGTCCGGCGGCCGAGCCACCTACTGA
- a CDS encoding L,D-transpeptidase: MTRIFFAIIMILAGLGTSAAAAKTLVAEIDLSSQQLTVVYKGEALARWKVSTGRAGFRTPPGTFRPQRMYREYFSRQYDGAPMPNSVFYDAGYAIHGSYETSSLGRPASHGCIRLSPANAEKFFDLVVTVGAENTAIRVLP; encoded by the coding sequence ATGACCCGCATTTTCTTTGCGATTATAATGATTCTGGCTGGGCTTGGGACCAGCGCCGCTGCGGCAAAGACGCTCGTGGCGGAAATCGATCTGTCGTCCCAGCAGCTCACCGTGGTCTACAAGGGCGAGGCGCTGGCGCGGTGGAAGGTGTCCACGGGCCGGGCAGGCTTCCGCACCCCGCCGGGCACGTTCCGCCCCCAGCGCATGTACCGTGAATATTTCTCGCGGCAGTATGACGGCGCGCCAATGCCCAATTCGGTGTTCTACGATGCCGGCTACGCAATCCACGGCAGCTACGAGACCAGCAGCCTCGGCCGCCCCGCCTCACACGGCTGCATCCGCCTCTCCCCGGCCAATGCGGAGAAATTCTTCGACCTCGTTGTCACGGTCGGCGCGGAGAACACCGCAATCCGCGTCCTCCCGTAA
- a CDS encoding NnrU family protein, translating into MLLMILGLVIFLGLHSMQIVEPVRAGLTRVMGEIGYKVVYSIGSLVGLIAIAEGYKAWKYVDGSPILYNPPAFLAHISLLLMALAFIALPAAYLNGYIRKALKHPMLVAVKLWATAHLLANGDAASVLLFGAFLAWAVVDRISVKKRERAGLKAPVDFTPRVSADIAAAAIGLIVYALFVWKVHLWLIGVSPIAM; encoded by the coding sequence ATGCTGTTGATGATACTCGGCCTCGTCATCTTTCTCGGCCTTCACTCGATGCAGATTGTGGAGCCGGTCCGCGCCGGGCTGACGCGCGTGATGGGCGAGATCGGCTACAAGGTGGTCTACAGCATCGGCTCGCTGGTTGGTTTGATTGCCATCGCAGAGGGTTACAAGGCGTGGAAATATGTCGACGGATCGCCGATCCTCTACAATCCGCCGGCCTTTCTCGCGCACATTTCATTGCTGTTGATGGCGCTGGCGTTCATCGCGCTGCCGGCCGCCTACCTCAACGGCTACATCCGCAAGGCGCTGAAGCACCCCATGCTGGTTGCGGTGAAGCTGTGGGCCACGGCGCACCTTCTGGCCAACGGCGATGCCGCGTCGGTCCTCTTGTTCGGCGCCTTTCTGGCGTGGGCGGTGGTCGACCGGATCTCGGTCAAGAAGCGCGAGCGGGCGGGCCTCAAGGCACCGGTGGACTTCACACCACGCGTTTCGGCAGATATTGCCGCCGCTGCGATCGGACTTATCGTTTACGCATTGTTTGTGTGGAAGGTCCATTTATGGCTAATAGGCGTTTCGCCGATCGCGATGTAA
- a CDS encoding tetratricopeptide repeat protein codes for MSDIFKEVEDDLRRERLKTLWDRYGIFVLGAALLIVIITAGWRGYEAWETNRDRTAGDTYLTVLNEVEGVSTAGSADTLLAFAADAPGGYGILAEFRAATILADAGESVRAADLLNTIADDGEAPAVYRDLARIRQGQVLLDAGDAQAAVDVVSGLAEDAGNPFYASAQELMGLAAYAADDLSGARRWFTAVTEEVGTPPGVRARARFMLALITQTAPEADAAGTTAEEAN; via the coding sequence ATGAGCGATATCTTTAAGGAAGTTGAAGACGATCTCCGGCGGGAGCGTCTGAAAACTCTGTGGGACCGGTACGGCATCTTTGTGCTGGGTGCTGCGCTCCTCATCGTCATCATCACCGCCGGGTGGCGCGGCTATGAGGCGTGGGAAACCAACCGCGACCGGACGGCGGGCGACACATACCTCACGGTCCTCAACGAGGTTGAGGGCGTCAGCACGGCAGGGTCGGCCGACACGCTGCTCGCCTTCGCGGCCGATGCGCCGGGCGGCTACGGCATTCTGGCCGAGTTTCGTGCCGCCACCATTCTGGCCGATGCCGGCGAGAGCGTCCGCGCGGCCGACTTGCTGAACACCATCGCAGACGATGGCGAAGCGCCTGCCGTCTACCGCGATCTGGCGCGCATCCGGCAGGGCCAGGTGCTGCTGGATGCCGGCGACGCACAGGCCGCGGTGGACGTCGTCAGCGGCCTTGCCGAGGATGCCGGCAACCCGTTCTACGCCTCTGCGCAGGAACTGATGGGCCTTGCGGCCTACGCCGCGGATGACCTTTCCGGCGCGAGGCGCTGGTTCACGGCCGTCACCGAAGAGGTGGGCACGCCGCCGGGTGTTCGCGCCCGTGCCCGGTTCATGCTTGCGCTGATCACTCAGACGGCGCCGGAAGCGGACGCCGCCGGCACAACGGCCGAGGAGGCCAATTGA